A single Cyclopterus lumpus isolate fCycLum1 chromosome 1, fCycLum1.pri, whole genome shotgun sequence DNA region contains:
- the LOC117732851 gene encoding BTB/POZ domain-containing protein 3-like codes for MAAELFPTKKLVPSASASSTSSSSSSSSSIQQHQQQNLTNNNTTTAAQGGCNWQGVFPTIRERNSVMFNNEMMADVHFVVGPPGGTQRVPGHKYVLAVGSSVFHAMFYGELAEDQEEIRIPDVEPPSFLAMLKYIYCDEIDLCADTVLATLYAAKKYIVPHLARACVNFLETSLSAKNACVLLSQSCLFEEPDLTQRCWEVIDAQAELALRSEGFCDIDAQTLESILRRETLNAKEMVVFEAALSWAEAECQRRDLTPTIENRRLVLGKAIYLIRVPTMVLEDFADGAAQSGVLTLNETNDIFLWYTAANKPDLLFCTTPRKGLAPQRCHRFQSCAYRSNQWRYRGRCDSIQFAVDKRVFIAGFGLYGSSCGSAEYNAKIELKRQGVSMAQRVIKYFSDGSSSTFTVSFDYPVQIEPDTFYTASVVLDGNELSYFGQEGMTEVQCGKVTFQFQCSSDSTNGTGVQGGQIPELVFYA; via the exons ATGGCTGCAGAGCTGTTTCCCACCAAGAAGCTGGTCCCCTCCGCCTCAGcgagcagcacctcctcctcctcctcctcctcctcctccatccagcagcaccagcagcagaacctcaccaacaacaacacgacCACCGCCGCGCAGGGCGGCTGCAACTGGCAGGGCGTGTTCCCGACCATCCGGGAGAG GAATTCAGTCATGTTCAACAATGAGATGATGGCAGATGTTCACTTTGTGGTCGGGCCGCCTGGCGGGACGCAGCGGGTACCGGGACATAAG TACGTCCTGGCCGTCGGCAGCTCCGTGTTCCACGCCATGTTTTATGGAGAGCTGgcggaggaccaggaggagatCCGGATCCCCGACGTGGAGCCCCCTTCGTTCCTGGCCATGCTGAA GTACATCTACTGCGACGAGATCGACCTGTGTGCCGACACCGTCCTCGCCACCCTCTACGCCGCCAAGAAGTACATCGTGCCTCACCTGGCCCGGGCCTGCGTCAACTTCCTGGAGACCAGCCTGAGCGCCAAGAACGCCTGCGTGCTGCTCTCCCAGAGCTGCCTGTTCGAGGAGCCCGACCTGACGCAGCGCTGCTGGGAGGTGATCGACGCCCAGGCCGAGCTGGCGCTGCGCTCCGAGGGCTTCTGCGACATCGACGCTCAGACGCTGGAGAGCATCCTGCGGCGGGAGACGCTCAACGCCAAAGAGATGGTGGTGTTCGAGGCGGCGCTGAGCTGGGCCGAGGCCGAGTGTCAGCGGCGAGACCTGACGCCGACCATCGAGAACCGCCGCCTGGTGCTGGGGAAGGCCATCTACCTGATCCGCGTGCCCACGATGGTCCTGGAGGACTTCGCCGACGGGGCGGCGCAGTCCGGCGTGCTCACGCTCAACGAGACCAACGACATCTTCCTGTGGTACACCGCCGCCAACAAGCCCGACCTGCTGTTCTGCACCACGCCTCGCAAAGGCCTGGCGCCGCAGCGCTGCCACCGCTTCCAGTCCTGCGCCTACCGGAGCAACCAGTGGCGGTACCGGGGCCGCTGCGACAGCATCCAGTTCGCCGTGGACAAGCGCGTCTTCATCGCCGGCTTCGGCCTGTACGGCTCCAGCTGCGGGTCGGCCGAGTACAACGCCAAGATCGAGCTGAAGCGCCAGGGCGTGTCCATGGCGCAGCGGGTCATCAAGTACTTCTCCGACGGCTCCAGCAGCACGTTCACCGTGTCGTTCGACTACCCGGTGCAGATCGAGCCCGACACGTTCTACACCGCCAGCGTGGTGCTGGACGGCAACGAGCTCAGCTACTTCGGCCAGGAGGGCATGACGGAGGTGCAGTGTGGGAAAGTGACCTTCCAGTTCCAGTGCTCCTCGGACAGCACCAACGGCACCGGGGTGCAGGGGGGCCAGATCCCCGAACTGGTCTTCTACGCCTGA